In Desulfovibrio sp. X2, a single window of DNA contains:
- the mqnE gene encoding aminofutalosine synthase MqnE, which yields MDMNWYDSLGLADVARKVADGERLSMEDGERLFACPDVTAVGALAHHVRTRLHGDKTYYVVNRQINYTNICVNGCLFCAYGRERGQQGAFLLSQDEILAKAREGIPPAEIHAVGGCHPETPLSFYEEMLRELGKALPEAELKCFTLVEIAHFAHLEGCSTREVLLRLKDAGLVMMPGGGAEIFSPEIRTRICPKKITGEEWLRIAGEAHEVGIPTNCTMLYGHIESTRHRLEHLDELRRQQDKSHGFVCFVPLSFQARNNLLGVEHGPTGVDDLKTIAISRLMLDNIPHLKAYWIMLGTKLAQTALWFGADDLDGTIVEEKIGHMAGADSAASLSREELNEMIRGAGFTPVERSARFSERGENAAAKEVA from the coding sequence ATGGACATGAACTGGTATGATTCCCTTGGCCTCGCGGACGTCGCGCGCAAGGTCGCGGACGGAGAGCGGCTGAGCATGGAGGACGGCGAGCGCCTCTTCGCCTGCCCGGACGTCACCGCGGTCGGCGCCCTGGCACACCACGTGCGCACCCGCCTGCACGGCGACAAGACCTATTACGTGGTCAACCGCCAGATCAACTACACCAACATCTGCGTGAACGGCTGCCTGTTCTGCGCCTACGGGCGCGAGCGGGGACAGCAGGGCGCGTTCCTGCTCTCCCAAGACGAGATCCTGGCCAAGGCCCGCGAGGGCATCCCCCCGGCCGAGATCCACGCCGTGGGCGGCTGCCATCCCGAGACCCCGCTCTCCTTCTACGAGGAGATGCTGCGCGAGCTCGGCAAGGCCCTGCCCGAGGCGGAGCTCAAGTGCTTCACCCTGGTCGAGATCGCCCACTTCGCGCACCTCGAGGGCTGCTCCACGCGCGAGGTGCTCCTGCGCCTGAAGGACGCGGGCCTGGTCATGATGCCCGGCGGCGGGGCCGAGATCTTCTCGCCCGAGATCCGCACGCGCATCTGCCCCAAGAAGATCACGGGCGAGGAATGGCTGCGCATCGCGGGCGAGGCCCACGAGGTCGGCATTCCCACCAACTGCACCATGCTCTACGGCCACATCGAGAGCACGCGCCACCGCCTGGAGCACCTGGACGAGCTGCGCCGCCAGCAGGACAAAAGCCACGGCTTCGTCTGCTTCGTGCCCCTGTCGTTCCAGGCCAGGAACAATCTCCTCGGCGTGGAGCACGGCCCCACGGGCGTGGACGACCTGAAGACCATCGCCATAAGCCGCCTCATGCTCGACAACATCCCGCACCTTAAGGCCTACTGGATCATGCTCGGCACCAAGCTGGCCCAGACCGCGCTGTGGTTCGGGGCCGACGACCTGGACGGGACCATCGTGGAGGAGAAGATCGGCCACATGGCCGGGGCGGACTCCGCCGCCTCCCTGTCGCGCGAGGAGCTGAACGAGATGATCCGCGGCGCGGGCTTCACCCCGGTGGAGCGCAGCGCCCGCTTCTCGGAGCGCGGCGAGAACGCCGCGGCCAAGGAGGTCGCCTAG
- the mqnC gene encoding cyclic dehypoxanthinyl futalosine synthase — protein sequence MTAPDNALLDAARAKAREGGRLSRDEAVALSLGEDFHTLAHLAHARRMALHPEPVVTYVVDRNINYSNVCVCGCKFCAYFAGPGDERGFVLSEEELDQKIEETIAVGGTQILMQGGHHPDLPFSWYEEMLARIKERHAIHVHAFSPPEIAHFAKTFGLSTREVVKRLKAAGLDSIPGGGAEILVDRVRSAVAPNKCSSAEWLRVMEEAHEEGLRTSATMMFGHLETPEERIDHMLALREVQDRTHGFTAFIPWTFQPENTALSQCRPLTAPEYLRTLAVSRLVLDNFENLQVSWVTMGARVAQLALFFGANDFGSTMLEENVVAAAGVRFRLSEEEIRRVVRAAGFEPRRRLMDYSPAPAEYAD from the coding sequence ATGACAGCCCCGGACAACGCCCTGCTCGACGCCGCGCGCGCCAAGGCCCGGGAGGGCGGACGCCTCTCCCGCGACGAGGCCGTCGCGCTCTCTCTCGGCGAGGACTTCCACACCCTGGCGCACCTGGCGCACGCCCGGCGCATGGCGCTCCATCCCGAGCCCGTCGTGACCTACGTGGTCGACCGCAACATCAACTATTCCAACGTCTGCGTCTGCGGCTGCAAGTTCTGCGCGTACTTCGCCGGGCCCGGCGACGAGCGCGGCTTCGTGCTGAGCGAGGAGGAACTCGACCAAAAGATCGAGGAGACCATCGCGGTCGGCGGCACGCAGATACTCATGCAGGGCGGCCACCACCCGGACCTGCCGTTCTCCTGGTACGAGGAGATGCTCGCGCGCATCAAGGAGAGGCACGCCATCCACGTGCACGCCTTCTCCCCGCCGGAGATCGCCCATTTCGCCAAGACCTTCGGGCTCTCCACGCGCGAGGTCGTGAAGCGCCTGAAGGCCGCCGGGCTGGACTCCATCCCCGGCGGCGGGGCCGAGATCCTGGTGGACCGCGTGCGCTCCGCCGTGGCCCCGAACAAATGCTCCTCCGCCGAATGGCTGCGCGTCATGGAAGAGGCGCACGAGGAGGGGCTGCGCACCTCCGCGACCATGATGTTCGGCCATCTGGAGACGCCCGAGGAGCGCATCGACCACATGCTGGCCCTGCGCGAGGTGCAGGACCGAACGCACGGCTTCACGGCCTTCATCCCCTGGACCTTCCAGCCCGAGAACACGGCGCTTTCGCAGTGCCGCCCCCTGACCGCGCCGGAGTACCTGCGCACCCTGGCCGTTTCGCGTCTGGTGCTCGACAACTTCGAGAACCTGCAGGTCTCGTGGGTGACCATGGGCGCGCGCGTGGCCCAGCTGGCCCTCTTCTTCGGGGCAAACGACTTCGGCTCCACCATGCTCGAGGAGAACGTGGTGGCCGCGGCCGGAGTGCGCTTCCGCCTCTCGGAGGAGGAGATCAGGCGCGTGGTGCGCGCGGCGGGATTTGAACCCCGCCGACGCCTCATGGACTACAGCCCCGCGCCAGCCGAGTACGCCGACTAG
- a CDS encoding menaquinone biosynthetic enzyme MqnA/MqnD family protein — MNDTGETAVRLGRISYLNVLPIYYPIESGNVRGPLSVVSAPPAELNLLARAGKLDVSACSSFEYASAADDYFLVPDLAIGSRGHVRSVLLLSRLPVAKLDGKSVRVSYQTHTSVALLKLFLQQRVGVDVTYTTGDVTRALASGERPDAFLAIGDEAMRLSAHPDYPHRWDLGSVWLDWTALPFIFGVWIARRAAAAENPGPVREACRALVEAKDWSKARPELVAELAAAQGGFTVPDMRTYFEGLVYDFGEREKDGLSVFFEKLEGARIIPKAPKLQFLEM; from the coding sequence ATGAACGACACCGGCGAGACCGCCGTCAGGCTCGGCAGGATCAGCTACCTGAACGTCCTGCCCATCTACTATCCCATCGAATCCGGCAACGTGCGGGGACCGCTCTCCGTGGTCTCCGCGCCCCCTGCGGAGCTGAACCTGCTCGCCCGCGCGGGCAAGCTCGACGTCAGCGCCTGCTCGTCCTTCGAGTACGCCTCGGCGGCCGACGACTACTTCCTCGTGCCTGATCTTGCCATCGGCAGCCGCGGCCACGTGCGCAGCGTGCTGCTGCTCTCGCGCCTGCCCGTGGCCAAGCTCGACGGCAAGAGCGTGCGCGTGAGCTACCAGACCCACACCTCCGTGGCGCTTCTGAAGCTCTTCTTGCAGCAGCGCGTGGGCGTGGACGTGACCTACACCACGGGCGACGTGACGCGCGCACTTGCAAGCGGCGAACGGCCGGACGCCTTCCTGGCCATCGGCGACGAGGCCATGCGGCTCAGCGCCCACCCGGACTACCCCCACCGCTGGGACCTGGGCAGCGTCTGGCTCGACTGGACCGCCCTGCCCTTCATCTTCGGCGTGTGGATCGCCCGGCGCGCCGCGGCCGCAGAGAACCCCGGCCCGGTGCGCGAGGCCTGCCGCGCCCTGGTCGAGGCCAAGGACTGGAGCAAGGCCCGGCCCGAGCTGGTGGCCGAGCTGGCCGCCGCGCAGGGCGGCTTCACCGTGCCCGACATGCGGACCTATTTCGAGGGTCTGGTCTACGACTTCGGAGAGCGCGAGAAGGACGGCCTGTCCGTCTTCTTCGAAAAGCTCGAGGGCGCTAGGATCATTCCCAAGGCGCCGAAGCTGCAGTTCCTGGAGATGTAG